CTCTGGCAGTTCATCGCCGAAACGGGGGAGCGCTATGGTCTCGAGATCAACCGAGCGGTGGACGAGCGCAACGATCCCGAGAAGGCGACCGATGCCGCCCTCACCTACCTGAGCGAGTTGTACGACCGCTTCGGCTCCTGGTATCTCGCCGCGGCGGCGTACAATACAGGCGAGAACCGCGTCGGGCGAATCATGCGGGAAGTGACGGGTTCCGAAAAGGGGACGGAGTACTCTTATTACGAGATCTGGGACCGGCTACCTCGCGAGACGCGTGATTACGTCCCGTTGATGATCGCGGCCGCACGCATCGCCAAGGAGCCGCAGAAGTACGGGTTCGGAGACGTCGAGCTGGAGGCGCCGCTTTCCTACGAGGAGGTGGTTGTGGATCCCGGTACCCCGCTGCAGGCGATCGCGGAGGCCGCCGGCGTCGAGCTTGGTGACCTTAAGCAGCTCAACCCGCAGCTGAGGCTCAACCGCACGCGCAACGATCAGCGCTCCGTGCTCCGGGTCCCGCCCGGCACGCGCACCACCTTCCTGGTGAACTGGCCCGAGGTCCGTAAGCAGAAGACGTACGCGGTGCGCGAGTACAGGATCCGCAGGGGCGATTCGCTACTCGGAATCGCCCGTAGACACGGGGTGACCGTACAGGCGATCAAGGATGCTAACTCGCTTACCGGCAACCGCATCATTGCCGGCAGGACACTGAAGATCCCCGCCGAGGGATGATCGAGGCGCACCTACGCGCGATTGCGGGGTACAGCGTCGCGAACGACCACCCTGGGAGCTGGCTATGATCGAGATTACCCCCGCAGCGCGGGCCCAGATACAGAGCTTGGTAGATCAGGCAGTGGTGCAGGATCCGGCACTTCGCATCGAGCTGGATCGCTCAAACCCCTCGCCGCTTGTCCGCAGCTATACCATCTCGCTCGTTGAGCGGGATGATCGACTGCGTACCGAGATCGCCATCAACGTCGATGAGATCCGGGTCTTCCTGAACCTGGACACCTCCAACCTGCTCAGCGGAGCGACGATCGACTGGGTCGAGGAAGACGGCAACGGTGGATTCCGCGTCGAGGATCCCAGGGCACGCGCCGCCGCGGCGCGGCACCAGCCCAGCGAGCTGCGCATCTCGGGCCCGATGGCGGAGCGGGTTCAGCAGGTGATCGACGAGGTGATCAACCCTGCGATCGCCGCGCACGGAGGCTACGTCGAGCTGGTCGACGTGAGCGATGACACGCTCTATCTCCGGATGGGGGGCGGCTGTCAGGGGTGCGCTGCCTCGGCGGCCACATTGCGGATGGGCATTGAGCGGATGGTTCGCGAGCAGGTGCCCGAGATCCGGGAGATCATCGACGTCACCGACCACACCGCCGGGGTAAATCCCTACTACTGAGGGTGCGAAGCGTCCTGGCGCGGGGAAGCGATACCGGGCGAGGGCATCCACAGGTTCTGCCTGGCCCGTACCTGCTGGAGTGGAAGCACCAGGGTAAAGTCGCTCCCCACTCCGGGCTCGCTCCGCACCAGGATCCTGCCGCCCAGCAGCTCCGCATAGCGCCCCGCCAGATAGAGACCGAGCCCGGCGCCGCCGTGCGCCCGCGACAGACCGGTGTCCAGCTGCTCGAAGGGTAGGAAGAGTCGGGACTGATCTTCCCGCGCGATACCCATCCCCGTGTCCGATACCCGAATGGAGACTTCTTTCGCGTCCTGCGACAGGGTGATTGAAACCCGCCCTTCGCGGGTGAACTTCACGGCGTTTCCGGCGAGGTAGCTCAGGATCTGCCGTACCTTGTCGGGGTCGGTGTTCACCACCCGCCGCTCCTCCTCCGGCACCTCGTTCTCCATCACGAAGTCCAACCCTTTCTCCCTGGCCAGCGGACGAATGATCGCCGCGACCTCCTCGACGACGTGCCACAGGTCGGAATCGGCGAGCTGCACCTCGAAGCGGCCGGCCTCGAGCCGCGAGAAGGAGAGGACATCCTCGATGAGGGTGCGCAGCTGCTGCGTAGCCTTCTGCATGCGTGCGATCGTCTCCCGCTGACGCGGCGCGAGCTCTCCGTAGATCCCGAGCTCGAGGAGCTCCAGATTTCCCAGCAGGCCGTTCAGGGGCGTCCTCACCTCGTGACTCATGGTCGCGATGAACGCCGACTTTGCCCTCGACGCCGCTTCCGCGGCCTCGAGGAGGCGGGCGTTCTCCACTGCCACAGCCGCGTTGCCGGCAAGACGCTCCAACAGCTCGAGGTCGGCCTTGCCAAAGACCTTGGTCGTCGAGGTACGGGCGCTCACCGCGGTGAGCGCCCCGAGCGCGCCGGACCGCCCCAGGAGTGGAGCACACACCACCGAGCGCATGGTCTCGGGGTCCACGTCGGCACTGCTCGCCCGCGTGTCGTGCCACGTCTCTCGGATCAGGAGCGAGCGCCGGTTACGGATGACCCAGCCCGCCACGCTGGACTCCATCGTGATCTCCTGCCCCGCCGAGCTCGCCAGCAGGCCCAGCGTGTAGTCGGCCAGGCGCAGCCGCGTCCCCGCTCCCGACACCAGTGAAATGGCCACCCCATCCGCGTCGACGAGCCGTTCCGCGGCTTCCGTAATGCGCGGCAACAGGGTCTGCAGGTCCAGCGTGGAGGCAAGGGAGCGGGCGATGTCTCCCAACTCCTCCAGCTCCTCGTGGCGGCCCGTGAGCGCCGCGGCCATCTCGTCGAAGGCACTGCCGAGCTCTCGAATCTCCACTGGAGTCGAGACCGGCAGTCGGCCCACCCGAGCAACGAGGTCGCCCGCGGCAAGCGCCCCCGCTGCGCTCCGCATGCGGAGGAGCGGGGCCGCCAGATACCTTCCCAGAGCGTTGCTCGCCAGCAATGCCAGCACGCTGACGGCGATGAGGAGGCTGAACAGCCGCAGGTAAGACTCGGCTACGAAGCTCTGGATCCGGGTGAAGGGCTCCTCCATCCACACCCACCACCCCAGGCCCGGAATGGCCGCGACGCCCGCGAGAAACTCCGGGTGCCCCCCCGCGCCGAGCTCGCTCTGCCGCTGGGAGTCGCGGGTGAAGTAGGCGGTGGCGGGTAGCGGACGCGAAGTCACCGACGCGAACACGACTGAGTCCACCTCGGAGAAGGTCGACGGGTACGCGCCTGTTGCCGTGTGGCTGTCGTAGATCACGGAGCGCTGTCCGTCGGCCACTACCAGGCGCTCGTACTCCCAGGGGCGTGGGTTCGACTCGGGCAGGGTGCGCAGGTCGAGCGCGCCGACCAGGTGCCCCGCGACCGTGTCCGCCTGAATCACGGGGTACGACACCAGTACCACCGGGATCAGGCTCCCCGAAGGGGAGCGCATGATCTCCGGGGAAAGGGTTCGCCTGAGGTCGCCGGCAAGTGGGCCCTGGGCGGTGTCGGCCACCACAACCGGCCGCTCGCGGGCGACAGGGATCACTCCGCCGGGATCGATCGCGACGATCCGGCCGGACGCGTCGGTAGCGTGGACCCCCACGAAGCCGGGGAACTGCTCGCGAACGACCCCGACAATCCGCTGCAGCTGGGCGGAATCAAAGGAACCCGACCGCTCGGAGGCGAGCACCCCCGACCGCAGCGCATGCTCGTGGAGCAGCACGTACTGCTCGAGCTTCGAAGCGTAGGCCTGGGTGTAAGTCAACACC
The DNA window shown above is from Longimicrobiaceae bacterium and carries:
- a CDS encoding NifU family protein; the encoded protein is MIEITPAARAQIQSLVDQAVVQDPALRIELDRSNPSPLVRSYTISLVERDDRLRTEIAINVDEIRVFLNLDTSNLLSGATIDWVEEDGNGGFRVEDPRARAAAARHQPSELRISGPMAERVQQVIDEVINPAIAAHGGYVELVDVSDDTLYLRMGGGCQGCAASAATLRMGIERMVREQVPEIREIIDVTDHTAGVNPYY
- a CDS encoding ATP-binding protein, which translates into the protein MSSPSGAVGSADPEPSSSPSPELLEVPAGGTAFRWLAASLLGGAGFLLNLLPVQLSPGIDMLLGGVFALLAAVAFGPAKGLLAGGLAGARSLALWGHGWGWLIFTLEAGFVGLLAARRKVRPMVADMLYWVVAGAPVLYLASWVALDYDATTFGVIVLKQVLNGLFNAVLVELLLLIPFVRWALRIPRFPGLQSVIAVITATAAIVPALVFGIWIGRREWSRNLSAAEQRVLTYTQAYASKLEQYVLLHEHALRSGVLASERSGSFDSAQLQRIVGVVREQFPGFVGVHATDASGRIVAIDPGGVIPVARERPVVVADTAQGPLAGDLRRTLSPEIMRSPSGSLIPVVLVSYPVIQADTVAGHLVGALDLRTLPESNPRPWEYERLVVADGQRSVIYDSHTATGAYPSTFSEVDSVVFASVTSRPLPATAYFTRDSQRQSELGAGGHPEFLAGVAAIPGLGWWVWMEEPFTRIQSFVAESYLRLFSLLIAVSVLALLASNALGRYLAAPLLRMRSAAGALAAGDLVARVGRLPVSTPVEIRELGSAFDEMAAALTGRHEELEELGDIARSLASTLDLQTLLPRITEAAERLVDADGVAISLVSGAGTRLRLADYTLGLLASSAGQEITMESSVAGWVIRNRRSLLIRETWHDTRASSADVDPETMRSVVCAPLLGRSGALGALTAVSARTSTTKVFGKADLELLERLAGNAAVAVENARLLEAAEAASRAKSAFIATMSHEVRTPLNGLLGNLELLELGIYGELAPRQRETIARMQKATQQLRTLIEDVLSFSRLEAGRFEVQLADSDLWHVVEEVAAIIRPLAREKGLDFVMENEVPEEERRVVNTDPDKVRQILSYLAGNAVKFTREGRVSITLSQDAKEVSIRVSDTGMGIAREDQSRLFLPFEQLDTGLSRAHGGAGLGLYLAGRYAELLGGRILVRSEPGVGSDFTLVLPLQQVRARQNLWMPSPGIASPRQDASHPQ
- a CDS encoding transglycosylase SLT domain-containing protein, whose product is MAGGRIDESSAGFGRAQATTLAIAGILGAAWIGGTVAGKQRFDPVTGVSPLVATNVESAAPAPDNVTWDLPNLDHERVDYWIERFTTTKRDEFERFLQRSGRYVPMISAKLEQRGMPQDLIYLAMIESGFNPRAYSPAAASGLWQFIAETGERYGLEINRAVDERNDPEKATDAALTYLSELYDRFGSWYLAAAAYNTGENRVGRIMREVTGSEKGTEYSYYEIWDRLPRETRDYVPLMIAAARIAKEPQKYGFGDVELEAPLSYEEVVVDPGTPLQAIAEAAGVELGDLKQLNPQLRLNRTRNDQRSVLRVPPGTRTTFLVNWPEVRKQKTYAVREYRIRRGDSLLGIARRHGVTVQAIKDANSLTGNRIIAGRTLKIPAEG